From Stenotrophomonas maltophilia, a single genomic window includes:
- a CDS encoding phage tail length tape measure family protein, whose amino-acid sequence MDIAELGYKVDSSGLVEGTKALDENAAAAEKAGAAAERLEKFQKDTGKSASFWANEQAKINARVQEMERIEQRAAVATRQAATATEAHELNLQQLLGQINPTVAALNKLAEQQDRLARARDLGLLKPQVWQQYQANIDATRASVLNATGAQNGMGMSARQLQNNLRMIPMQVTDITTSLISGQPAWMVAIQQGGQLKDQFGGIGPAARAVSGYVLGLINPLTLTAAALAALAIAAKQSEDQLFDFQKAQILSGQGAAIGAAGFLELANSIDHLQGVSRGGAVAALTETAKAGRYAGEQFEMVAAAAARMEASAGRSLSATVSAFDSIAKEPVEGLLKLNDAERFLTAAQLQRITTLREEGRSQEAANEAIRIYASHLDDVANRTEAVMPGMAKGWRDIKADVEGAWGALGNFTSAVVDLAGEWGVLARLPRLSDVLGLGLAGGTLVKNLGLPSLTEALNGAAARMRGLPPLPKPIDEGSALDPQTARDLAAVTQERATAEQAAAEAINAQVAGLDRASAKEAARLKIIAQYNKLADSDARHFDGSMQRLIAKAQADVDKSFNRRDGVGKRNGDDSAAQNMLAAAQRQIEANKQLVETGVKVTESERQAMAIEQVLAKGKNTMTASTRALLEAAREELLASGQQSAAYLKQREAAEALARQKAILAQASNNRARSNELDLMGMGRGSDAVGMLRRQLDIQREYQDELKRIGSRDVAADKASWDLLAANAAAYRDSELAKERTFQEQRQAVLGDWRAGVNRVWEDYVFAARNAMDQASGVMNTALGGWEDMWVRVAQTGKLSIRDMSNSIIADLARIGAKQAAVGLLGGLSGTGLGRFLGLGGGIGSVVKESIPLLGFGGGRARGGGVTGDSFYEVGEGGRPELFQQNGKRYLIPGNNGQVVPAAPMATAGTPNGSSAMRVEINNFGSNQVRAREESQRMPDGSELRRLVIDIVGDSLDGGDLAAVGKARFGWQETIG is encoded by the coding sequence ATGGACATCGCCGAACTTGGCTACAAGGTCGACAGCAGCGGCCTGGTGGAGGGCACCAAGGCCCTGGACGAGAATGCCGCTGCGGCTGAGAAGGCCGGTGCTGCTGCCGAACGCCTGGAGAAGTTCCAGAAGGACACCGGAAAGTCGGCGTCCTTCTGGGCCAACGAGCAGGCCAAGATCAACGCTCGCGTGCAGGAGATGGAGCGGATCGAGCAGAGGGCTGCGGTAGCTACGCGACAGGCAGCCACCGCCACGGAAGCGCATGAGTTGAACCTGCAGCAGCTACTCGGGCAGATCAACCCGACCGTGGCGGCGCTGAACAAGCTGGCCGAACAGCAGGACCGACTCGCGCGGGCGCGGGATCTGGGGTTGCTTAAACCCCAGGTGTGGCAGCAGTACCAGGCCAACATCGACGCCACCCGCGCCTCGGTGCTCAACGCCACCGGCGCGCAGAACGGCATGGGTATGTCCGCACGGCAGCTGCAGAACAACCTGCGCATGATCCCCATGCAGGTGACCGACATCACCACTAGCCTGATCAGCGGCCAGCCGGCGTGGATGGTGGCGATCCAGCAAGGTGGACAGCTGAAGGATCAATTCGGAGGCATCGGGCCAGCCGCGCGCGCCGTGAGCGGCTATGTGCTGGGGCTCATCAACCCGCTGACGCTCACCGCGGCAGCACTGGCAGCCTTGGCTATCGCCGCAAAGCAGTCGGAAGACCAGCTGTTCGATTTCCAGAAGGCTCAGATCCTGAGCGGGCAAGGTGCCGCCATTGGCGCCGCTGGCTTCCTGGAACTGGCCAACAGCATCGATCACCTGCAGGGCGTGTCGCGAGGCGGTGCTGTGGCAGCGCTGACGGAGACAGCAAAGGCCGGTCGCTACGCCGGCGAGCAGTTCGAGATGGTGGCCGCTGCTGCTGCGCGCATGGAAGCGTCGGCCGGGCGGTCCCTCTCGGCCACGGTCAGTGCATTTGACTCCATCGCAAAGGAACCGGTGGAGGGCCTGCTGAAGCTCAACGACGCAGAGCGGTTCCTGACCGCCGCGCAGCTGCAGCGCATCACGACGCTGCGAGAGGAGGGGAGGTCGCAGGAAGCCGCCAACGAGGCGATCAGGATCTATGCCTCCCACCTGGACGACGTGGCTAACCGCACTGAGGCGGTGATGCCCGGGATGGCCAAAGGCTGGCGCGATATCAAGGCCGACGTCGAGGGCGCTTGGGGCGCGCTCGGCAACTTCACCAGTGCAGTGGTGGACCTGGCCGGAGAATGGGGTGTCCTGGCGCGGCTGCCGCGACTGAGCGACGTTCTTGGGCTCGGCCTAGCCGGTGGCACGCTGGTCAAGAACCTCGGTCTTCCGTCTCTCACCGAAGCGCTGAACGGCGCGGCTGCTCGCATGCGAGGGCTGCCGCCGCTGCCCAAGCCCATCGATGAGGGCAGCGCGTTGGATCCGCAGACCGCTCGTGACCTGGCTGCGGTGACGCAGGAGCGCGCCACGGCCGAGCAGGCTGCTGCCGAGGCCATCAATGCCCAAGTGGCAGGCCTTGATCGGGCCAGTGCCAAGGAAGCGGCTCGGCTGAAGATCATCGCCCAGTACAACAAGCTGGCCGACAGCGACGCCCGTCACTTCGATGGGTCCATGCAGCGGCTGATCGCGAAGGCCCAGGCCGACGTCGACAAGTCATTCAACCGCCGCGACGGCGTGGGTAAGCGCAACGGTGACGACAGCGCCGCGCAGAACATGCTGGCCGCAGCGCAGCGCCAGATCGAGGCCAACAAGCAGCTGGTAGAGACCGGCGTCAAGGTCACCGAGAGCGAGCGCCAGGCGATGGCGATTGAGCAGGTGCTGGCCAAGGGCAAGAACACCATGACGGCGTCCACACGGGCGCTTCTGGAGGCGGCGAGGGAGGAGCTTCTGGCATCGGGGCAGCAGTCGGCTGCGTACCTGAAGCAGAGGGAGGCAGCAGAAGCCCTTGCCCGGCAGAAGGCGATCTTGGCGCAGGCCAGCAACAACCGGGCCCGCTCGAATGAGCTGGACCTGATGGGCATGGGGCGCGGTTCGGATGCTGTAGGCATGCTGCGCCGGCAGCTGGACATCCAGCGCGAGTATCAGGACGAGCTGAAGCGCATCGGCAGCCGAGACGTGGCCGCCGACAAGGCGTCATGGGATCTGCTGGCGGCGAACGCAGCGGCGTACCGTGACAGCGAGCTGGCCAAAGAGCGAACGTTCCAGGAGCAGCGCCAGGCGGTGCTGGGTGACTGGCGTGCCGGTGTGAACCGGGTGTGGGAGGACTACGTCTTCGCCGCCCGCAACGCGATGGACCAGGCCAGCGGGGTGATGAATACCGCACTGGGCGGCTGGGAAGACATGTGGGTGCGGGTCGCTCAGACCGGAAAGCTATCCATCCGGGATATGTCCAACTCGATCATCGCGGACTTGGCTCGCATCGGGGCAAAGCAGGCGGCTGTTGGCCTGTTGGGCGGCTTGAGCGGAACTGGCCTTGGCAGGTTCCTCGGCCTGGGTGGCGGCATTGGCAGCGTAGTGAAGGAGTCGATTCCACTGCTTGGCTTCGGCGGCGGCCGGGCCCGTGGTGGCGGCGTCACCGGCGACTCTTTCTACGAAGTGGGCGAGGGCGGCCGTCCGGAGCTGTTCCAGCAGAACGGCAAGAGGTACCTGATCCCTGGCAACAACGGCCAGGTGGTGCCGGCGGCGCCAATGGCAACCGCAGGCACCCCAAACGGCAGTAGCGCCATGCGGGTGGAGATCAACAATTTCGGCAGCAACCAGGTGCGCGCCCGCGAAGAGAGCCAGCGCATGCCTGATGGAAGCGAGCTCAGGAGGCTGGTGATAGACATCGTCGGCGATAGCTTGGATGGCGGTGATCTGGCTGCTGTTGGAAAGGCGCGGTTCGGGTGGCAGGAGACTATTGGATGA
- a CDS encoding DUF1833 family protein yields MSSFLERRQRTTDTDSALALIEISAPSFPEVLRIANDTVDWTSRGLVYVGYPFGFKLPEDVSGQAPRLQLVLDNVGRNITEDLEGLLPGEIVNARLIITDRADPNVIEADYDLPMAQVSVNSQTATGQCGVDYLTRQQAVLLRANPFTLPGIF; encoded by the coding sequence ATGAGTAGCTTCCTTGAGCGCCGTCAGCGCACGACCGACACCGATAGCGCCTTGGCCCTGATCGAGATCAGCGCGCCGTCGTTCCCAGAGGTTCTGCGCATTGCCAACGACACGGTCGATTGGACAAGCCGTGGCCTCGTATACGTGGGCTATCCCTTTGGCTTCAAGCTGCCGGAGGACGTGAGCGGCCAGGCTCCGCGGCTCCAGCTGGTGCTGGACAACGTCGGCCGGAACATCACGGAGGACCTGGAAGGCCTGTTGCCCGGCGAGATCGTGAACGCACGGCTGATCATCACCGATCGCGCAGACCCCAACGTCATTGAGGCGGATTACGACCTTCCGATGGCACAGGTGTCGGTGAACAGCCAGACAGCGACGGGGCAATGCGGCGTCGACTACCTGACCCGTCAGCAGGCGGTGCTGCTGCGTGCCAACCCGTTCACCCTGCCGGGGATCTTCTGA
- a CDS encoding DnaT-like ssDNA-binding protein, whose amino-acid sequence MYGTLEGADLYHQARGNAAWATGTDEARTGSLVRATDYIDGRYRVLLASGRWASMFPGVRTAGRGQPNEWPRTGAIDYDGDPIQPDEVPDEVERATYEAAVRELASPGSLSPDYVASEAVTKEKVGPIEVTYADATAGGLVPNRPVVPAIDEILAPLLRTPAVLPAVRVV is encoded by the coding sequence ATGTACGGCACGCTGGAAGGCGCGGATCTGTACCACCAGGCGCGCGGCAATGCCGCCTGGGCTACCGGCACGGACGAGGCCCGGACCGGTTCACTGGTGCGCGCCACGGACTACATCGACGGCCGGTACCGGGTGCTGCTCGCATCTGGCCGCTGGGCGTCGATGTTCCCCGGCGTGCGCACGGCTGGGCGGGGCCAGCCGAACGAGTGGCCCCGCACCGGTGCGATCGACTATGACGGCGACCCCATCCAGCCGGATGAGGTGCCGGACGAGGTGGAGCGCGCTACCTACGAGGCGGCGGTGCGCGAGCTGGCCAGCCCCGGCAGTCTGTCGCCGGACTACGTGGCCAGCGAGGCAGTGACGAAGGAGAAGGTCGGCCCTATCGAGGTCACCTATGCCGATGCCACTGCCGGCGGCCTGGTGCCGAACCGACCGGTGGTGCCGGCCATCGATGAGATCCTGGCACCACTGCTGCGGACGCCGGCGGTTCTGCCTGCGGTGCGCGTCGTATGA
- a CDS encoding phage minor head protein: MRRAFEQAIAGVRSQVQLDLLASLLQAGQVDAVLEALGFDGERFSPLAEQVRQAFATGAEVGMKELPTLSLRQQIRGRYNPANDTPLLRFGFDMRNRGVESWLQTNSSQLITGVVEDQRQLVRQHLVRGMATGTNPRQTALELVGRVGETGRRSGGIVGLTAQQAQFVANVRQQLASGDPAQMAEYFGRKRRDKRLDGIVSRAIKAGQPVAPADVEKIAARYADRLLALRGEMIARTESLTAMAAGREEAFRQQIESGRLAPENVEGTWSATGDDRTRHSHQAMNGQVRRFGEPFQTPSGALMRFPGDTSLGAGPEETIGCRCMKQYRVNMAAEVKRGQ; encoded by the coding sequence ATGCGCCGCGCGTTCGAGCAGGCCATCGCCGGCGTGCGATCGCAGGTGCAGCTGGACCTGCTGGCGAGCCTCCTGCAGGCCGGGCAGGTGGACGCTGTGCTGGAGGCGCTGGGCTTCGACGGCGAACGCTTCTCACCACTGGCCGAGCAAGTGCGCCAGGCGTTTGCCACCGGCGCGGAGGTCGGTATGAAGGAGCTGCCCACGCTGTCGCTGCGGCAGCAGATACGCGGGCGCTACAACCCGGCCAACGACACGCCGCTGCTGCGGTTCGGGTTCGACATGCGCAACCGCGGCGTGGAGAGTTGGCTACAGACGAACTCCTCGCAACTGATCACCGGCGTGGTAGAGGATCAGCGACAGTTGGTGCGTCAGCACCTGGTGCGCGGCATGGCCACTGGCACAAACCCGCGCCAGACGGCGCTAGAACTGGTCGGCAGGGTGGGAGAGACCGGCCGCCGCAGTGGCGGTATCGTCGGCCTCACCGCGCAGCAGGCGCAGTTCGTGGCCAACGTCCGGCAGCAGCTGGCCAGCGGCGATCCGGCGCAGATGGCGGAGTACTTCGGCCGTAAGCGGCGCGACAAGCGCCTGGACGGGATCGTCAGCCGGGCCATCAAGGCCGGCCAGCCGGTGGCGCCGGCGGACGTGGAGAAGATCGCTGCGCGCTATGCGGACAGGCTGCTGGCGCTGCGCGGCGAGATGATCGCGCGGACCGAGTCGCTGACGGCCATGGCCGCCGGTCGCGAGGAAGCATTTCGGCAGCAGATCGAGAGTGGCCGACTGGCGCCGGAGAACGTCGAGGGCACCTGGTCAGCCACCGGCGACGACAGGACCCGCCACAGCCACCAGGCCATGAACGGCCAGGTGCGTCGGTTCGGAGAACCGTTCCAGACGCCCAGCGGTGCGTTGATGCGGTTCCCGGGCGACACTTCGCTCGGTGCTGGGCCGGAGGAAACCATCGGCTGCCGCTGCATGAAGCAATACCGCGTGAACATGGCGGCGGAGGTGAAGCGTGGCCAATAA
- a CDS encoding structural cement protein Gp24, with product MALQNTYPDTQPAAIAGAPATMLPATDISRTVEGAAIVFGKAVEQGATDKSVKAFAGGKYVGIALMDRSASGLTVTAGQVTGRATDAFGVGESARVRTEGDIWVVASVAVAARDAVYLTAAGAFTNVSTGNTAVPGASWDTSTTAAGQLAVVRLG from the coding sequence ATGGCACTGCAGAACACCTATCCGGATACCCAGCCGGCCGCCATCGCCGGCGCGCCGGCGACCATGCTGCCGGCCACCGATATCTCCCGCACCGTCGAGGGCGCGGCCATCGTCTTCGGCAAGGCCGTGGAGCAGGGTGCCACCGACAAGTCGGTCAAGGCCTTCGCGGGCGGCAAGTACGTCGGCATTGCGCTGATGGATCGCTCGGCCTCCGGCCTGACGGTCACCGCTGGCCAGGTCACCGGCCGCGCCACCGATGCGTTCGGCGTAGGCGAGTCCGCGCGCGTGCGCACCGAGGGCGACATCTGGGTCGTCGCGTCGGTCGCTGTCGCCGCGCGCGATGCGGTCTACCTGACCGCCGCCGGCGCCTTCACCAACGTCTCCACTGGGAACACCGCAGTTCCCGGTGCCAGCTGGGACACCAGCACCACCGCCGCCGGTCAGCTGGCCGTCGTTCGTCTCGGCTAA
- a CDS encoding phage tail terminator-like protein has translation MSDTAIYGAFATLVGQFAAAQGLTCSYPGQGFTPPTGKGARWLELQWFPNRTENYGMEDDGPFLMQGFGQVSACYRPGQGIMVGTAITDQIIAAFAKGTTFAGMRVERRPWTSSIIQDPERMMHPVTVPWRGFLP, from the coding sequence ATGAGCGACACCGCGATCTATGGTGCATTCGCCACGTTGGTGGGGCAGTTCGCGGCGGCACAAGGGCTGACGTGTTCCTACCCCGGGCAGGGGTTTACCCCCCCGACCGGGAAGGGCGCCCGGTGGCTGGAGCTGCAGTGGTTTCCCAACCGGACCGAGAACTACGGCATGGAAGACGATGGCCCGTTCCTGATGCAGGGGTTCGGCCAGGTGTCGGCCTGCTACCGGCCGGGGCAGGGGATCATGGTGGGTACTGCGATCACGGACCAGATCATCGCCGCCTTCGCCAAGGGCACGACTTTTGCCGGCATGCGGGTGGAGAGGAGACCCTGGACTTCCAGCATCATCCAAGACCCGGAAAGGATGATGCACCCGGTGACAGTCCCTTGGAGAGGATTCCTTCCCTGA
- a CDS encoding DUF2184 domain-containing protein: MSAIPLIDAQAALGFVVAQASIIEPGVYRTVYPDIQYRGLVPVDTSGSEFATSVTYFSGDQFGKADWINGNADDIPKAGTTRAKFETPVYTAGIGYGFGWEEVGRAQMLGINLSTEDAAAARRASEEMVDRVALQGDSSKGFTGLFNAAGVTPVAAPTGSWDATTDSQLIVATLNQALLNVFNGTNTASIANTLLLPWTKYLLIATRKMSDQSDMTILQWFLANNVYTVQTGQQLTLRGVRGLDTAGVGGTTRLVAYRNDPQVLKLHMPMPHRFLPAWHSGPLRWDIPGVMRLGGLDVRLPKEVVYLDGI; this comes from the coding sequence ATGAGCGCAATTCCCCTGATTGACGCCCAGGCAGCACTGGGCTTCGTGGTAGCCCAGGCTTCGATCATCGAGCCGGGCGTTTATCGCACCGTCTACCCTGACATCCAGTACCGCGGCCTGGTCCCGGTGGACACCTCGGGCAGCGAGTTCGCGACGTCGGTGACCTACTTCTCGGGTGACCAGTTCGGCAAGGCTGACTGGATCAACGGCAACGCCGATGACATCCCGAAGGCCGGCACCACCCGCGCCAAGTTCGAGACCCCGGTCTACACCGCCGGCATCGGCTACGGATTCGGCTGGGAGGAAGTCGGCCGCGCACAGATGCTGGGCATCAATCTGTCCACCGAAGACGCTGCGGCAGCGCGCCGTGCATCGGAGGAAATGGTGGATCGCGTCGCGCTGCAGGGCGACTCCAGCAAGGGTTTCACCGGCCTGTTCAACGCGGCTGGCGTTACCCCTGTGGCCGCGCCGACCGGCAGCTGGGACGCCACCACCGACTCGCAGCTGATCGTGGCCACGCTGAACCAGGCGCTGCTCAACGTATTCAACGGGACGAACACCGCCTCGATCGCCAACACCCTGCTGCTCCCGTGGACGAAGTACCTGCTGATCGCGACTCGCAAGATGAGCGACCAGAGCGACATGACCATCCTGCAGTGGTTCCTGGCCAACAACGTTTACACCGTGCAGACCGGCCAGCAGCTGACCCTGCGCGGCGTGCGTGGCCTGGACACCGCCGGCGTCGGCGGCACCACGCGCCTGGTGGCGTACCGCAACGATCCGCAGGTGCTGAAGCTGCACATGCCGATGCCGCACCGATTCCTGCCGGCCTGGCATAGCGGCCCGCTGCGCTGGGACATCCCGGGCGTAATGCGCCTGGGCGGCCTGGACGTGCGCCTGCCCAAGGAAGTCGTCTACCTGGACGGCATCTGA
- a CDS encoding DUF5320 domain-containing protein, producing the protein MSDLLKDLNRLSTEDLLEEDKAVLDDFWKEIKSLIDSFAGKIIPREVISAILVAIAKLGHAIATARERVAQKQELDEKRAELADLEEKLREETSEDEKERLRDQIATLQRQIDSITAKLEEYRKQLVAECELVTAAVKQIRASMTPRPKMKK; encoded by the coding sequence ATGTCTGATCTGCTAAAGGACCTGAACAGGCTTTCTACCGAGGATCTTCTCGAAGAGGACAAGGCCGTTCTTGATGATTTCTGGAAGGAAATCAAATCTCTGATCGACTCTTTCGCGGGCAAGATCATACCTCGTGAGGTCATAAGCGCGATCTTGGTGGCCATCGCAAAGCTTGGTCACGCGATAGCTACCGCCCGAGAGAGAGTTGCGCAGAAGCAAGAGCTTGACGAAAAACGCGCAGAACTTGCCGACCTCGAAGAGAAGTTGAGGGAGGAAACCTCAGAGGACGAGAAGGAGCGATTGAGAGATCAAATCGCGACGCTCCAACGTCAAATTGATTCCATCACAGCTAAGCTCGAAGAGTATCGGAAGCAGTTGGTGGCGGAATGTGAGCTGGTTACGGCGGCCGTGAAACAAATCCGGGCCTCGATGACGCCCCGTCCCAAGATGAAGAAATGA
- a CDS encoding phage tail assembly chaperone, translating into MADENGETRRQRNARFGITEAPEMEIPDAAAHVWGWFWEISARRHSGPEALTFADIGQWASLLQIDLLPEEVQMLMAMDDQYLRAVREDQKAARERAMQNNGSP; encoded by the coding sequence ATGGCGGACGAGAACGGCGAGACCAGGCGCCAGCGCAATGCCCGCTTCGGCATCACCGAAGCACCAGAGATGGAGATCCCGGACGCGGCTGCCCACGTCTGGGGCTGGTTCTGGGAGATATCCGCCCGCCGGCACAGCGGCCCGGAAGCGTTGACGTTTGCTGACATCGGCCAATGGGCCTCCCTGCTGCAGATCGATCTGCTGCCGGAGGAGGTCCAGATGCTGATGGCGATGGACGACCAGTACCTGCGCGCGGTGCGCGAAGACCAGAAGGCCGCGCGTGAGCGGGCAATGCAGAACAATGGGAGCCCCTGA